A genomic stretch from Methanomassiliicoccales archaeon includes:
- a CDS encoding endonuclease III, whose amino-acid sequence MKPVREILITLVDHFPIGAFPGGTKDNKPTSGSDPFRVLISTVLSQRTKDENTYIASQRLFSKYKNAAELAAAPLDDLMELIRPAGFPKAKSKAIKEIARIIHQDYNDRVPNEMDKLLALPLVGRKTANCVLVYGFDQDAIPVDVHVHRISNRIGLVSTKTPEETEIELTRVVPRDLWKFINTVFIAFGKKICTPRNPKCSICPINRYCDYFTEKRTR is encoded by the coding sequence ATGAAACCCGTAAGAGAGATCTTGATCACGCTCGTTGATCATTTTCCTATCGGAGCATTTCCTGGCGGAACGAAAGATAACAAACCCACTAGTGGAAGTGACCCTTTTCGGGTTCTCATTTCAACGGTTCTCTCTCAAAGAACAAAGGATGAGAATACTTACATCGCATCGCAACGCCTTTTTTCAAAATACAAGAATGCAGCGGAGCTCGCAGCAGCGCCATTAGATGATCTCATGGAATTGATACGCCCTGCAGGTTTTCCCAAAGCGAAATCAAAGGCGATCAAGGAAATTGCAAGGATTATACACCAGGATTACAACGATCGCGTTCCAAATGAGATGGACAAGCTCCTCGCACTGCCTTTAGTTGGCAGAAAAACGGCCAACTGTGTTCTCGTCTATGGATTTGATCAGGATGCGATCCCAGTCGATGTTCATGTTCACAGGATATCGAATAGAATCGGGCTTGTCAGCACGAAGACGCCTGAGGAAACGGAAATTGAACTGACAAGAGTCGTTCCAAGAGATCTTTGGAAATTCATCAATACCGTCTTCATCGCGTTTGGCAAGAAAATTTGCACACCAAGAAATCCAAAGTGTTCGATTTGTCCAATCAATCGTTATTGTGATTATTTTACTGAGAAGAGGACACGGTAA